The Chrysemys picta bellii isolate R12L10 chromosome 12, ASM1138683v2, whole genome shotgun sequence genome has a segment encoding these proteins:
- the LOC112061335 gene encoding uncharacterized protein LOC112061335 — translation MNVGLRSCVRLVFHFLRGTWYILVLCIRTRIWPIFLSFTRGLKDVVKRVWRLLLSQTHQKLVLLLLPAAIGLAVFFFPHGTVNYEAGEPDPLSVVDLLRVQGRLEAQGKMTDNLRTCMDLALQEFMREPPSIQDNAQMLIQCRGRVVEFKSGDGKHEIYIYYLNGEPRYDVKEPRMDVYLSRLHSHPERLSVENLLKVQNRLEAGEKMTEVLRRCFELTLERFPKEPVCLQNNARLVISTVGMRMVFLSGRGENEINVYPDNTGLVQYVVKVPGWLAWVARNKVIIVLVTIPIFICQMMIYQKIRQRP, via the coding sequence ATGAACGTGGGGCTGAGGAGCTGCGTGAGGCTGGTCTTCCACTTCCTGCGGGGAACATGGTACATCCTGGTGCTCTGCATCCGAACTCGGATTTGGCCGATATTCTTGTCCTTCACCAGGGGTTTGAAGGATGTGGTCAAGAGGGTCTGGAGATTGCTATTAAGCCAAACACATCAGAAACTGGTGCTGTTACTGCTGCCTGCAGCGATAGGGCTCGCGGTATTTTTCTTTCCCCATGGGACAGTGAATTATGAAGCTGGAGAACCAGACCCCTTAAGTGTCGTCGACCTCCTGAGAGTGCAGGGTAGACTAGAAGCCCAGGGGAAAATGACTGACAATCTGAGAACCTGCATGGACCTCGCTCTGCAGGAATTCATGAGAGAACCTCCAAGCATACAGGACAATGCCCAGATGCTGATCCAGTGCAGAGGAAGGGTGGTGGAATTTAAATCCGGAGATGGGAAACACGAGATCTACATATATTACCTCAACGGGGAACCCCGGTACGACGTGAAAGAGCCAAGAATGGACGTGTATCTATCCCGGCTGCACTCCCACCCGGAACGGCTGAGTGTCGAGAACCTGCTGAAGGTGCAGAACCGACTGGAGGCCGGAGAGAAGATGACTGAGGTGCTGAGACGATGCTTTGAACTCACCCTGGAGAGATTCCCCAAGGAGCCGGTGTGCCTGCAGAACAACGCCCGGCTGGTGATCAGCACCGTGGGAATGAGGATGGTCTTTCTCTCTGGAAGAGGGGAGAATGAAATCAACGTGTATCCCGACAACACGGGGCTCGTTCAGTATGTGGTCAAAGTGCCGGGATGGTTGGCCTGGGTAGCCAGGAATAAGGTGATCATAGTTCTTGTTACAATCCCAATCTTCATTTGCCAAATGATGATCTATCAGAAAATTAGGCAACGTCCTTAA